A stretch of DNA from Oncorhynchus keta strain PuntledgeMale-10-30-2019 chromosome 17, Oket_V2, whole genome shotgun sequence:
CTGATCTGAGACCAGAGAGGCAGAAATAGAGAACAGATAGCTGATCTGGGAGCAGtctagaggcagagagagagagagagagagatcatataGCTGATGCTGCTGTCTTCACCTGGTCATGCTGTCTCCTTGTGTCTTGTGGGACTCGCTCTCCTCATCGGAGCGCTGGCTGTGGCTGTCagagctgtgtctgtgtctgtgacccTGGTTGTGATGGCTGTGATGTAGCTCATACTGCTCATCTTTCTCCAGACCCTCCAACTTCAGCTCCAAGCCACCTAGTCCTGCCGGGATGGAGTGGCCATTTTGATTCTGTGAACGTCTCTGCAGTGCAGGCTGGGAGTTGTTGTTCAGATTGACAGTGTCTAcctgcaatacacacacacacgttaagaGGGTTACATAAAGACAATGTTCAAGTTCAGTATTTCATTTACAGAATCATATATTAACTATTAATAAATAAATTACACTTTAACCACATTTCTTGATGCGGCATAATTTCTTTACTTTactttttatttaacgaggcaagtcagttaagaacaaattataattttcaataacggcctactggggaacagtggggttaactgtcttgttcagggggcagaatgacagatttgtaccttgtcagctcaggggatttgaacttgcaaccttccaggttactagtccaaagctttaaccactaggctaccctgccgcccccataaCGACAAATTGGTCACCAAATTCTGTATCCCTGAACAGATCCCTGTTTATCTCACGGAATGAATTTAATCACAGAGGATGTTAATCCCCCATAGCTCCCCTAAACATAGCCCCTAATTCTGTTCAGGAATAATTCATTGTAATGGACACACATATCCCTGGAAACCTGAATGAATGTGATAGCCTTTCTAGGGACAGCTCTATATCCTCTAAATATAATGTAGAGCTActtccatcactctgtcctctaaatATAATGTAGAGCTACTTCCATCGCTCTGTCCTCTAAATATAACATAGAGCTActtccatcactctgtcctctaaatATAATGTAGAGCTActtccatcactctgtcctctaaatATAACGTAGAGCTActtccatcactctgtcctctaaatATAATGTAGAGCTActtccatcactctgtcctctaaatATAATGTAGAGCTActtccatcactctgtcctctaaatATAATGTAGAGCTActtccatcactctgtcctctaaatATAATGTAGAGCTActtccatcactctgtcctctaaatATAATGTAGAGCTACTTCCATCGCTCTGTCCTCTAAATATAATGTAGAGCTACTTCCATCGCTCTGTCCTCTAAATATAATGTAGAGCTACTTCCATCGCTCTGTCCTCTAAATATAATGTAGAGCTActtccatcactctgtcctctaaatATAATGTAGAGCTActtccatcactctgtcctctaaatATAATGTAGAGCTActtccatcactctgtcctctaaatATAATGTAGAGCTACTTCTatcactctgtcctctgtctggACTTTCACCACTACAGCTGGGTTCAATCTCCAGGAAGGAAAGAGAAACACACTGATATGTAAGTAGTGACGGTGTAGGATttgtagcctggttccagatctattTGTGCTGTCTCGCTTACTCCATTGCTGTGCCATGACAGTGAGAGCGGCAAGACAGCACTAACcgttctgggaccaggctatgtaTTCCCTGTCCATATCGTTTACCTGGTCCTTGACAGAACAGTATCCACACATAGATAGACTTTCCAGACCCGCATCAAATTAAATTAAACACGgtgttcctctctgttctctatttCCGGAACAACACTCCTCCCTTTATGTAAAATATGTTGAAATGACATGTGGAAAATATGTTGAAATGACATATGTAAAATATGTTGAAATGGAAAATATGCATACCATATCTAGAGCGTGTCTGGTGTGACTGGTAGAGCAGTgggtgggcacacacacacacacagtggccaaTAGCCTTTCTCAACACATTTTTTATACACAAAACAGACACAACCTGAAAGACAGAGTAAGGACTGTGTCTCACCATGGCTGTGCCATGTGCCGTGGTGGGTCTGTGTCTATGGTGTGTCCCTGGTAGTGGGGTGTTGTGGATCTGTCCATGGTTGGCCTGGTTCAACAGGCTGTGGATGTCAGAGGGCAGACTGGGGATGGGTCCCACCATATGGTTATGCAGCACATAGATCACATCATCCAGTCTATCTAGACGATCCTCCAACTGAGactacagagaggaggaggggggcagggagagagagagagagagagagagagagagagagagagagagagagagagagagagagagagagagagagagagagagagagagagagagagagagagagagagagagagagagagagagagagagagagagagagacagagggagagagagagagagagagagagagagagagagagagaaagagggagagagagagggagagagagagagacagagagagacagagagagagagagagagagagagagagagagagaggagagagagagatagaaagagggagagagagacagagagagagagagagagagagagagagagagagagagagagagagagagagaggagagagatagaaagagggagagagagacagagagagagagggagagagagagagagagagagagagagagagagagagagagagagagatagaaagagggagagagagagagagagagagagagacagagagagagagagagagacagagagagagagagagagagagagagagagagagagagaagagagagagagagagagacagagagagagagagacagagatagagagagagagagagagagagagagagagagagagagagagagagagagagagagagagatagagagagagagagacagagacagagagagagagagagagagagagagagagagagagagagagagagagagagagagagagagagagagatagaaagaggagagagagagagagagagagagagagagagagagagagaaagagagagagagagagagacagagagagagagagacagagagagagagacagagagagagagagagagagagagagagagagagagagagagagagagagagagagagagaaagaaagaaagaggagagagagagagagacagagagagagagagacagagagagagagagagacagagagagagagagagagagaaagagatagagagagagagacagagagagagagagagagagagagagagagacggtgtgtTATTGTCATGAGAGAATATAAAAGATTGCATGGATTTAAGGTTggttatacatttttaaaatagtttatttaacctttatttaactaggcaactagAACCCATAAAATAATTGTTTAGTTGTAGTTATAGTTATATCAATTCAAATTGAAACTCGAGCTACCGTATGTGCAGATTGTCTTGTATGTCAAGTGAGTGTCACAGAGCTTCATGTCCTTACCAGAGATATAGGAGAACACTGGTAACTGGGGGAGACAGAGGTCTGAGCAGACATGTGCCACGGGTAAGCTGGGGGGCCAGAGCCTGTgtgtggagatggagatggagacctGTCTGGTGTGGAGGAGTTTTCACTGCTACTGGTGTGGTCAGGAGAATAAatctgaagacagacagacagagagagagaggagaagagagggtaaAGAAGGAAGAGAAGGTGAGGGGCAGAGGATGAGTATGAcggggaggtagagggatagaggaggagaggtagaggatgagTATGAcggggaggtagagggatagaggaggagaggtagaggaggaggggtagaggaggaggggtagaggaggaggggtagaggaggaggggtagaggaggaggggtagaggaggaggggtagaggaggaggggtagaggatgaGGGGTAGAGGATGAGTATGAcggggaggtagagggatagaggaggagaggtagaggaggaggggtagaggaggaggggtagaggatgaGGGGTAGAGGATGAGTATGAcggggaggtagagggatagaggaggagaggtagaggaggaggggtagaggaggaggggtagaggatgaGTATGAcggggaggtagagggatagaggaggagaggtagaggaggaggggtagaggaggaggggtagaggaggaggggcacaGGATGAGGGGTAGAGGATGAGGGGTAGAttaggagaggtagaggaggaggggtagatgaggaggggtagaggaggaggggtagaggaggaggggtagaggaggagggagaaagaggaggaggggtagaggaggagggagaaagaggaggaggggtagaggaggagggagaaagaggaggagggtagaggaggaggggtagaggaggaggggtagaggatgatgggtagaggaggagggagaaagaggaggaggggtagaggaggagggagaaagagaagggggagaaagaggaggtggggtaAAAGAGGTGGGGTAAAGAGGTGGGGTAAAGAGGTGGGGGTGAAGAGGTGGGGTAAAGAGGTGGGGGAAGAGGTGGGGGTGAAGAGGTGGGGTAAAGAGGCGGGGGGGAAGAGGTGGGGGTGAAGAGGTGGGGTAAAGAGGCGGGGGAAGAGGTGGGGGTGAAGAGGTGGGGTAAAGAGGTGGGGTAAAGAGGTGGGGTAAAGAGGTGGGGTAAAGATGTGGGGGGAAGAGGTGGGGGTGAAGAGGTGGGGGAAGAGGTGGGtgaagaggtgggggagaggtgggggtgaAGAGGTGGGGTAAAGAGGTGGGGTGAAGAGGTGGGGTGAAGAGGTGGGGGTGAAGAGGTGGGGTAAAGAGGTGGGGTGAAGAGGTGGGGGTGAAGAGGTGGGGTAAAGAGGTGGGGTGAAGACGTGGGGGAAGAGGTGGGGGTGAAGAGGTGGGGGTAAAGAGGTGGGGTGAAGAGGTGGGGGAAGAGGTGGGGGAAGAGGTGGGGGTGAAGAGGTGGGGGAAGAGGTGGGGGGTGAAGAGGTGGGGGAAGAGGTGAAGAGGTGGGGGAAGAGGTGGGGGTGAAGAGGTGGGGTGAAGAGGTGGGGTAAAAGAGGTGGGGTGAAAGAGGTGGGGTAAAGATGTGGGGTGAAGAGGTGGGGGAAGAGGTGGGGTGAAGAGGTGGGGGAAGAGGTGGGAAGAGGTGAAGAGGTGGGGTAAAGAGGTGGGGTGAAGAGGTGGGGGGGGGTGAAGAGGTGGGGGTGAAGAGGTGGGGTAAAGAGGTGGGGTGAAGAGGTGGGGGTGAAGAGGTGGGGTAAAGAGGTGGGGTGAAGAGGTGGGGGTGAAGAGGTGGGGTGAAGAGGGGGGGTAAAGAGGTAGGGTAAAGAGGTGGGGGAAGAGGTGGGGGTGAAGAGGTGGGGTGAAGAGGTGGGGGTGAAGAGGTGGGGTAAAGAGGTGGGGTGAAGAGGTGGGGGAAGAGGTGGGGGTGAAGAGTTGGGGGTGAAGAGGTGGGGGTAAAGAGGTGTGGGGTGAAGAGGTAGGGTAAAGAGGTGGGGGAAGAGGTGGGGGTGAAGAGGTGGGGTGAAGAGGTGGGGGAAGAGGTGGGGGAAGAGGTGGGGTGAAGAGGTGGGGTGAAGAGGTGGGGGAAGAGGTGGGGGAAGAGGTGAAGGGTGAAGAGGTGGGGTAAAGAGGTGGGGTGAAGAGGTGTGGGGGAAGAGGTGGGGGGTGAAGAGGTGTGGGGTGAAGAGGTGGGGTAAAGATGTGGTTAGAGGACTGTGAGGAGCAACTCCATGCATCATTTTAAAAGCACAACCTGTAATTTTCTGTGTGATTTAACAACCTCCGCCTCGGGCTTTGCAGCCGAGGCTCGTAAACCGAGCTGACTCGTCAATCAATCCTGGTTATTTTACTGGTCAGACAGCATCCAATTAACACACCAGCAGCGTGAGCACGGCCCAGGGCTGGGTTAATAATGTGACACAGTCACTTGTTGTACTCGGAACCAAATACTACGGGTCCCGAGTCGTCATCGTGGATAGAGGATATTGTTCTCTGGCTTTGTACTCTGTCTGGCTAGCAGGAGTgggatcaattccatttcaattcagtccattcaggaagtaaactgacatTCCAAATCCATTCCAAATTCTCAGGAAAAGCCATAGAATATTAGAGGAACAGAGTATGACAGGACAGGTAGACAGGACAGGTAGACAGGACAggtagacaggacagggagacaggacacaggACAGGTAGACCAGGACAGGTAGataggacagggagacaggacacaggACAGGTAGACCAGGACAGGTAGATAGGACAAGTAGACAGGACAGGTAGACAGGACAGGTAGACAGGACAGGTAGATAGGACAGGTAGACAGGACAGGTAGACAGGACAGGTAGACAGGACAGGTAGACAGGACACAGGACAGGTAGACCAGGACAGGTAGataggacagggagacaggacacaggACAGGTAGACCAGGACAGGTAGACAGGACAggtagacaggacagggagacaggacacaggACAGGTAGACCAGGACAGGTAGATAGGACAAGTAGACAGGACAGGTAGATAGGACAGGTAGACAGGACAGGTAGACAGGACAGGTAGATAGGACAGGTAGACAGGACAGGTAGATAGGACAGGTAGGCAGGACAGGCATACAGGAcaggtagacagaacaggtagacaggacaggtagacaggacagggagacatgacagggagacaggacaggtaGACTGGACAGGTAGACAGGACAGGTAGATAGGACAGGTAGACGGGACAGGTAGACAGGACAGGTAGATATGACAGGTAGACAGGACAGGTAGACAGGACAGGTAGACAGGACAGGTagacaggacagaaagacaggacagGTAGACAGGACAGGTAGACAGGACAGGGAAACAGGACAGGTAGACTGGACAGGTAGACAGGACAGGTAGACAGGACAGGTAGATAGGACAGGTAGACAGGACAGGTAGATAGGACAGGTAGACAGGACAGGCATACAGGAcaggtagacagaacaggtagatagGACAGGTAGACAGGACAGGTAGATTCCAGTACTTACAGAAGCTAGTGCTTTCCCCAGGGCTGCTCCAGTCTGTGACCTTCCTGTAGAGTGGTTTCCTGTGGTGTTCTCTGAGCTGGTGGCTGACGGGGTGTGAGATGCAGCAGGGTTGTTACGGTAGAAGGTAGACATAGGAGGAAGACCCCTGTTCACCTCTACAGGTGAGACTGAATGGGGAGAATAGTCCTGcgaaacaataaacaacataCACATGATTTGGCAGCGGACCAGAGTGCATCAGTATGTAccgtaccagtcaaacatttggacacgcctactcattcaagggtttttctttattttttaaaactatttaaaactattttctactattttctactattttccatcagagtagaagacaagccgcatcactgagacagactgaaacagcagacggtatcaatgcgccatctgctgcttgttacgacgttgttaataccttggtctctacctctccgctacaccctcattagccaaaatgtcgttatccaaacggagaaaagtagataaggagtgtagaattttcaaagaaaaatggaccacgtcctatttatttacagagatgcaggaaaacctttgtgcttggtgtgtttgcaacaagacaggtattgaaggaatataatattcgacgccactacgagactcatcacagcgaaaaactagactaacacctttaaaatgctgccttagatactgtttgcattgaaagaatacagctctgtgaagatgaatccttactgtggtgatttaaataatgtgcactttaatgttagtcagcagcttcaaaacaaaagttgtgtgatggaattctactgttcatacaactccataaattttcagtatgtattgtatgtgtatgtatgtttcatgtatgaagtttacagatttacaggacaggcgaacactttcttcattacacatttaaaatcactctccttagtttgtaaggtgtacgcagggattacatttagattttatatgtgtatgtgtaagtggtttaaaaattactttctttaaaagtctcatttaatcttaaagtgcattactatatttttcagtaccaattaaagttttgtgcctttgtacaatcagtgggatcagttgcaatgcatatttgtgaatgataaaagtaaattgcacatttgtctaaggaaatatgaggtgtttcatgaaatgttttgtaaaaggatagttcattaaatgtcaatattttcctaatgttcttgtgcttctttacaccaaaacaaaggaaagacatgatattttggttatttatagcagagtatggtataattttaatggtccggcccacttgacatctccctaggccgtatgtggcccacgatgcgaaattagtttgacacccctgttgtAGACCatcaaaaactatgaaataacacatatggaatcaagtagtaaccgaaaaaaaagtgttaaacaaatcaaaatatattttatgttagAAATTCTTCAAAgaagtcaccctttgccttgatgacagctttgcacactcttggcattctctcaaccagcttcatgaggtagacacctggaatgcatttcaattaacaggtgtgccttgttaatttgtgcaatttctttccttcttaatgcgtttgagacaatcagttgtgttgtgacaaggtagagctggtatacagaagataatcctatttggtaaaataccaagtcaaatcaaatcaaattttatttgtcacatacacatggttagcagattgttcatgcaagtgtagcgaaatgcttgtgcttctagttccgacaatgcagtaataaccaacgagtaatctaacctaacaattccacaactactaccttatacacacaagtgtaaagggataaagaatatgtacataaagatatatgaatgagtgatggtacagaacggcataggcaagatgcagtagatggtatagagtacattatatacatataagatgagtaatgtagggtatgtaaacattatattaagtggcattgtttaaagtggttagtgatacattttttacatcaatttccatcaatttccattattaaaagtgagctggagttgagtcagtatgttggcagcagccactcaatgttagtgatggctgtttaacagtctgatggccttaggatagaagctgtttttcagtctctcggtcccagctttgatgcacctgtactgacctcaccttctggatgatagcggggtgaacaggcagtggctcgggtggctgttgTCTTTGATGATGgcctttatggccttcctgtgacatcgggtggtgtaggtgtcctggagggcaggtagtttgcccccggtgatgcgttgtgcagacctcactaccctctggaaagccttgcggttgtgggcggagcagttgccgtaccaggcggtgatacagcccgacaggatgctctcgattgtgcatctgtagaagtttgtgagtgcttttggtgactagccaaatttcttcagcctcctgaggttgaagaggcgctgctgcgccttcttcacaacgctgtctgtgtgggtggaccaattcagtttgtccgtgatgtgtacgccgaggaacttaaaacttactaccctctccactactgtcccgtcgatatggataggggggtgctccctctgctgtttcctaaagtccacaatcatctccttagttttgttgacgttgagtgtgaggttactttcctgacaccacactccgagggccctcacctcctccctgtaggccgtctcgtcgttgttggtaatcaagcctaccgctgttgtgtcgtccgcaaacttgatgattgagttggaggcgtgcctggccacgcagtcgtgagtgaacagggagtacaggagagggctcagaacgcacccttgtggggccccagtgttgaggatcagcgggttggagatgttgttacctaccctcaccacctgggggtggcccgtccggaagtccagtacccagttgcacagggcggagtcgagaccctgggtctcgagcttgatgacgagtttggagggtactatggtgttaaatgctgagctgtagttgatgaacagcattctcacataggtattcctcttgtccagatgggttagggcagtgtgcagtgtggttgcgattgcatcgtctgtggacctatttgggcggtaagcaagttggagtgggtctagggtgtcaggtaaggtggaggtgatatgatccttgactagtctctcaaagcacttcatgatgacggaagtgagtgctacgtggtggttgtcgtttagctcagttaccttagctttcttgggaacaggaacaatggtggccatcttgaagcatgtgggaacagcagactgggataaggattgattgaatatgtctgtaaacacgccagccagctggtctgcacatgctctgaggacgcggctggggatgccgtctgggcctgcggccttgcgagggttaacacgtttaaatgttttactcacgtcggctgcagtgaaggacagtacgcaggttttggtagcgggccgtgtcagtggcactgtattgtcctcaaagcgagcaaagaagttatttagtctgtctgggagcaagacatcctggtccgcgacagggctggttttcttgtTGTAATCCgcgattgactgtagaccctgccacatacctcttgtgtctgagccgttgaatgacaactctactttgtctctatactgacgcttagcttgtttgattgccttgtggagggaatagctccactgtttgtattcggtcatgtttccggtcaccttgccctggttaaaagcaatggttcgtgctttcagtgtCTTGCGactgctgccatcaatccacagtttctggtttgggaatgttttaatagttgctgtgggtacgacagcagtcttgaagcgtggaatcagattggttggaccagcgttgaacagacctgaccgcgggagcttcttgttttagtttctgtctgtaggctggaagcaacaagatggagtcgtggtcaatttttccgaaaggagggtggggagggccttatatgtgtcgcggaagttagaataacaatgatccagggttttaccagccctggttgcgcaatcgatttgctgatagaatttagggagtcttgttttcagattagccttgttaaaatccccagctacaatgaatgcagcctccggatatatggattccagtttgcaaagagtcaaataaagtttgttcagggccatcgatgtgtcttcttgggggggaatatatacggctgtgattataatcgaagataattcccttggtagataatgcggttgacatttgattgtgaggaattctaagtcaggtgaacagaaggagtatgttgttatgatcacaccacgtctcgtttatcataaggcatacccccccgcccctcttcttaccagaaagatgcttgtttctgtcggcgcgatgcatgaagaaaccagctggctgcaccgactccgatagtgtctctcgagtgagccatgtttccgtgaagcaaagaacgttacagtctctgatgtctctctggaaggcaaccctggCTCGGATTTCaccaaccttgttgt
This window harbors:
- the LOC118380178 gene encoding transcription factor 12 gives rise to the protein MHCASYPVSVGTTSNNPMSCYNVKSVYTQSPNHDDLLNPDSSSHPSSKAPGNVFTGTFFSERQGNSSSPDMWNSNGMNQPGFGGMVGGASAHQSGSYNNMQPARNHLDYSPHSVSPVEVNRGLPPMSTFYRNNPAASHTPSATSSENTTGNHSTGRSQTGAALGKALASIYSPDHTSSSENSSTPDRSPSPSPHTGSGPPAYPWHMSAQTSVSPSYQCSPISLSQLEDRLDRLDDVIYVLHNHMVGPIPSLPSDIHSLLNQANHGQIHNTPLPGTHHRHRPTTAHGTAMVDTVNLNNNSQPALQRRSQNQNGHSIPAGLGGLELKLEGLEKDEQYELHHSHHNQGHRHRHSSDSHSQRSDEESESHKTQGDSMTSSIHEDEDNLSPEQKAERERERRMANNARERLRVRDINEAFRELGHMTQLHLKSEKPQTKLLVLHQAVAVILSLEQQVRERNLNPNAACVRRREQEKMSAGLTDAQGLQQHQASLHPGLDASNPMGHL